The following proteins are encoded in a genomic region of Arthrobacter jiangjiafuii:
- a CDS encoding response regulator has product MKILVADDDVQILRALRITLSAYGYDVVTAADGAAAVRKAVEAHPDLIVLDLGMPRLSGMEVIEAVRGWSRAPILVISGRTDSADKVRALDLGADDYVTKPFSTEELMARIRALTRRTPVAPEQSEVLFGDVRVDLAAKAVARVSDGSAIHLTPTEWRLMEALLQHPGRLISQPSLLADVWGPGTTDTGYLRLYMGQLRRKLEADPAAPVHFVTEHGMGYRFVPAGQAR; this is encoded by the coding sequence GTGAAGATCCTGGTGGCCGACGACGACGTCCAGATCCTCCGCGCCCTGCGGATCACTCTCTCCGCCTACGGCTACGACGTGGTCACCGCGGCCGACGGCGCTGCAGCGGTCCGCAAGGCCGTGGAGGCCCATCCGGACCTGATCGTGCTGGATCTGGGCATGCCCCGGCTCAGCGGGATGGAGGTTATCGAGGCCGTGCGGGGCTGGAGCCGGGCGCCGATCCTGGTCATCTCCGGCCGGACCGACTCCGCCGACAAGGTCCGCGCACTGGACCTCGGTGCAGACGATTACGTCACCAAGCCCTTTTCCACCGAGGAACTGATGGCCCGGATCCGCGCCCTGACCCGCCGCACCCCTGTCGCTCCGGAACAGAGCGAAGTGCTCTTTGGAGATGTCCGGGTGGACCTGGCTGCCAAGGCGGTGGCCCGGGTTTCCGACGGCTCAGCCATCCACCTGACACCCACCGAATGGCGGCTGATGGAGGCACTGCTCCAGCATCCGGGCCGGCTGATCAGCCAGCCCTCGCTGCTGGCCGATGTCTGGGGTCCAGGCACCACCGACACCGGCTACCTCCGCCTCTATATGGGGCAGCTGCGGCGCAAGCTCGAAGCGGACCCAGCCGCGCCGGTGCACTTCGTCACCGAACACGGCATGGGGTACCGCTTCGTACCTGCCGGGCAGGCCCGGTAG
- a CDS encoding alkaline phosphatase codes for MKQTITGNTLRAVTTAAIAAVVVVSGTGPVTGMQQAGRHPATLTHENAEGGGGGQDDDSPAARNVILMVGDGMGPGQRELIRLALVGLTGELAMDSLPAVGRAHTNSADPGTFVTDSAAAATSMATGVKTYNGAVGVDLNQQPVTSALEVAEQLGMSTGLVTTSNVTDATPAAFGSHVLDRDEQSAIARQFLESSRPEVILGGGEDYWYPAGNPGKYPDNPTEDPTEQSAGTEGNLVEQAQSLGYEYVWDREGLLSAEGPQVLGLFANQEMFQYGEGTQEQYAPTVPLTDMTAKALEILSGGAGDSGDAGDTGVADAARHGGGNPGNGGGENGTAGEGFFLMVEEEGIDAFSHVNNAQLTIDSGIEFDRSVALAKEFAEQDGDTLLIVVGDHQTGGLTIESVDTPEPGEEPDESGDGQSAEDGPLPVANSTQQFMVDWTTDGHTALDVPLTATGPGSELLTGVYENTHIFDVMVQLMRAGAGDGEGGDGNGHGHGNGHGNGNGHGHGDGVWQGNMNRFDLQSHRGGRGEYTEESLTAFARSLELGVTTLELDTHLTEDGRVVVWHDDTIMPQKCRDTAPATTADPEFPYVGDRVADLTLAQVATLDCGFQQLPGYPEQQVVQGNRIAELRDVYALADSYDARKIRFNVETKVEDGLEGGPGMEALVRAVVAEVEAPGREHRTTIQSFDWSALNLVAEIAPQLTLVALAEDAVALQVGQPGAAPQLGGIDIDDYNGSVALAAAAAGYDVLSPIATTVTPELIRQAHDAGLKVIPWTVNEEADMNTLIELGVDGIITDYPSRLRSVMEERGMKLPRAYSLS; via the coding sequence GTGAAACAGACAATCACGGGCAACACCCTGCGGGCGGTGACGACGGCGGCAATTGCCGCCGTCGTCGTCGTATCGGGAACTGGACCGGTCACCGGCATGCAGCAGGCCGGCCGGCACCCGGCTACCCTCACACACGAGAACGCGGAAGGCGGGGGCGGAGGGCAGGACGACGACTCCCCCGCGGCCCGAAACGTGATCCTGATGGTCGGGGACGGTATGGGCCCGGGGCAGCGCGAACTGATCCGGCTGGCCCTGGTGGGACTGACCGGCGAACTGGCGATGGACTCGCTGCCCGCCGTCGGCCGTGCGCATACGAACTCAGCGGATCCGGGGACCTTCGTGACGGATTCGGCGGCCGCAGCCACTTCCATGGCTACCGGGGTAAAGACCTACAACGGGGCCGTAGGCGTGGACCTCAATCAGCAACCCGTCACCTCCGCACTGGAAGTGGCGGAACAGCTGGGCATGTCCACCGGTCTGGTGACCACGAGCAACGTCACCGACGCGACGCCGGCGGCCTTCGGATCCCATGTGCTGGACCGGGATGAGCAGAGCGCGATCGCCCGCCAGTTCCTGGAGAGCAGCCGGCCCGAGGTGATCCTCGGCGGCGGTGAGGACTACTGGTATCCGGCCGGGAACCCGGGCAAGTATCCCGATAATCCCACTGAGGATCCCACTGAGCAGAGTGCCGGCACGGAGGGAAACCTGGTGGAGCAGGCCCAGTCCCTGGGTTATGAATACGTATGGGACCGCGAGGGACTGCTGTCGGCGGAAGGACCGCAGGTGCTGGGACTGTTCGCCAACCAGGAGATGTTCCAATACGGCGAAGGGACCCAGGAGCAGTACGCCCCGACCGTTCCGCTGACGGACATGACAGCCAAGGCACTGGAAATCCTCAGTGGCGGGGCTGGGGATTCCGGTGATGCCGGAGATACCGGAGTTGCCGACGCAGCCCGCCACGGCGGAGGAAATCCCGGGAACGGCGGCGGGGAAAACGGAACAGCCGGCGAGGGCTTCTTCCTGATGGTGGAGGAAGAAGGCATCGATGCCTTCAGTCACGTCAACAATGCCCAGCTCACCATTGATTCCGGTATTGAGTTTGACCGTTCGGTGGCACTGGCCAAGGAATTCGCAGAGCAGGACGGCGATACCCTGCTGATCGTGGTCGGCGATCACCAGACCGGCGGCCTGACCATCGAATCGGTAGATACGCCCGAACCCGGGGAAGAACCGGATGAATCCGGCGACGGCCAGTCCGCAGAGGACGGACCGCTGCCCGTGGCCAACTCCACCCAGCAGTTCATGGTCGACTGGACCACCGACGGCCACACGGCTTTGGATGTGCCCCTGACAGCAACCGGACCGGGTTCGGAACTGCTGACCGGGGTTTATGAGAACACGCACATCTTCGACGTGATGGTGCAGCTGATGCGGGCCGGCGCAGGTGACGGCGAAGGCGGTGATGGCAACGGACATGGCCACGGCAACGGCCACGGCAACGGCAACGGACATGGCCACGGAGATGGCGTGTGGCAGGGCAATATGAACCGCTTTGACCTGCAGTCACACCGGGGCGGGCGCGGCGAATACACGGAGGAATCCCTCACCGCCTTTGCCCGCTCCCTGGAACTGGGGGTCACCACTCTGGAGCTGGATACACATCTGACCGAGGACGGCAGGGTGGTGGTGTGGCATGACGACACGATCATGCCCCAGAAATGCCGGGACACCGCGCCGGCGACCACGGCCGACCCCGAGTTTCCCTATGTAGGTGACCGGGTGGCCGACCTGACCCTGGCACAGGTCGCGACACTGGACTGCGGCTTCCAGCAGCTGCCGGGCTACCCCGAGCAGCAAGTGGTGCAGGGCAACCGGATTGCCGAACTCCGGGATGTCTATGCACTCGCCGATAGCTACGACGCACGGAAGATCCGGTTCAATGTGGAAACCAAAGTCGAAGATGGGCTGGAAGGCGGTCCGGGTATGGAGGCCCTGGTCCGGGCCGTGGTCGCGGAAGTGGAGGCTCCCGGACGGGAGCACCGCACCACGATCCAGTCTTTTGACTGGTCCGCTTTGAACCTGGTCGCCGAGATCGCGCCGCAGCTGACACTCGTGGCGCTGGCCGAGGACGCCGTTGCCCTGCAGGTGGGCCAGCCGGGGGCAGCACCCCAGCTGGGCGGCATCGACATCGACGATTACAACGGTTCGGTGGCGCTGGCTGCCGCGGCGGCGGGGTACGACGTCCTCTCCCCCATTGCCACGACGGTGACGCCTGAGCTGATCCGGCAGGCGCATGATGCAGGGCTCAAAGTCATCCCCTGGACGGTGAACGAGGAGGCCGACATGAACACGCTGATCGAACTGGGCGTGGACGGCATCATCACCGACTACCCGAGCAGGCTGCGGTCGGTCATGGAGGAACGCGGGATGAAGCTCCCGCGGGCCTACAGCCTTTCCTAA
- a CDS encoding maltose acetyltransferase domain-containing protein: protein MPGVVSNPNLHIADDPELARDSLRAIGLADRYNRIWAQDRSGAAGILRELLIGLGEDSEIRAPLYRRDKLEAAKPIAIGNNSP from the coding sequence TTGCCCGGCGTCGTCTCCAATCCAAACCTCCATATAGCCGACGATCCTGAGCTGGCCCGTGACAGTCTTCGGGCGATCGGTCTGGCTGACCGGTACAACCGGATCTGGGCGCAGGACCGCAGCGGGGCGGCAGGGATACTCCGCGAGCTGCTTATCGGACTGGGTGAGGACAGCGAAATCAGAGCGCCGCTGTATCGGCGGGACAAGCTGGAGGCGGCGAAGCCGATCGCCATCGGCAACAACTCACCGTAG
- a CDS encoding L-threonylcarbamoyladenylate synthase, which translates to MARYFDIHPENPQQRTIGQVAAILRSGGLIAYPTDSCYALGAQLSNKDALDRIRSIRHLDDKHHFTLMCSDFAQLGQFVQMDNNIFRSIKAVTPGSYTFILPAVKDVPRWLSQPKKKTVGVRIPENKVVQALLAELGEPMISSTLLLPGEEDPLTDGWEIKERLDHQVDAVLDSGFCGPDLTTVIDYSSGEAEIVRRGTGDTSRFE; encoded by the coding sequence ATGGCTCGCTACTTTGATATTCACCCGGAAAACCCGCAGCAACGCACCATTGGGCAGGTTGCCGCGATCCTGCGCTCCGGCGGGCTGATCGCCTACCCCACGGATTCCTGCTACGCCTTGGGGGCCCAGCTGAGCAACAAGGACGCCTTGGATCGGATCCGGTCCATTCGCCATTTGGACGACAAGCACCACTTCACCCTGATGTGCAGCGATTTCGCGCAGCTCGGACAGTTCGTACAGATGGACAACAACATTTTCCGCAGCATCAAGGCCGTCACTCCGGGCAGCTACACCTTTATCCTCCCGGCAGTGAAAGACGTGCCCCGCTGGCTGTCACAGCCAAAGAAAAAGACAGTGGGCGTGCGGATCCCCGAGAACAAGGTGGTTCAGGCGCTGCTGGCCGAACTCGGCGAGCCGATGATCTCCAGCACCCTGCTGCTGCCGGGCGAAGAGGACCCGCTGACTGATGGCTGGGAAATCAAGGAACGCCTCGATCATCAGGTGGACGCCGTGCTCGATTCAGGCTTCTGCGGCCCCGATCTCACCACGGTCATCGACTACTCCAGCGGCGAAGCCGAAATCGTGCGCCGCGGAACCGGCGATACCTCCCGGTTCGAGTAA
- a CDS encoding HNH endonuclease signature motif containing protein, with translation MEEDSRFPGTNAGGDDGGRVAGGGAADGGAVGEAAAARSRSVFDAGLDSFTGSLVLQGVEVLDQDQAGVVLTRLDQLGRWVQAQQAKVLHRIEGIFRDEMFFASGKLEPGLAFSLAAEEAATILGIPTGTAAMRMNEAGTLCETHTATLVKLESGALSYGHVQTVLDQSQNIPAAELPGFEAELLGVAVAGQTGSQFRVKARRLRESKYPETIQKRQRTAFEKRRVVLDPGCDGMSWLSASLPAEKAQAIFTQLSKAARGERSAGDPRMVDQLRADILEDLLLDRGGRDTSCGPSCGEKGVGGRKTGSGTTGGKTIGRTTRNRARARARTEILVLINAETLFGADEQPAELHGYGPISPETARRMAREAAKWTPVERDPVTDEILRVGRRRKVPAGLQRWLRARDGTCRFPGCRSNAVISEIDHTRPWAQGGATDHDNLEHLCRRHHMFKTEGFWKACQPAAGIIEWTSPGGRTYRTEPHLTYNSETYNSEPPGEFKPPMSNPVGSGAADPDDYSGDPPPF, from the coding sequence ATGGAAGAGGACAGCAGGTTTCCCGGCACCAACGCGGGCGGCGACGACGGCGGTCGTGTCGCGGGCGGTGGTGCGGCGGACGGTGGTGCGGTGGGTGAGGCTGCCGCGGCGCGCAGCCGGTCGGTTTTCGATGCTGGCCTGGATTCCTTCACCGGCTCTCTGGTCCTGCAGGGTGTCGAGGTCCTGGATCAGGACCAGGCCGGGGTGGTGTTGACGCGGCTGGATCAGCTGGGCCGGTGGGTGCAGGCGCAGCAGGCGAAAGTCCTGCACCGGATCGAGGGTATCTTCCGGGACGAGATGTTCTTTGCATCAGGGAAACTTGAGCCGGGTTTGGCGTTCAGTCTCGCCGCCGAGGAAGCCGCGACCATCCTCGGGATTCCCACGGGGACCGCGGCGATGCGGATGAACGAAGCCGGTACGCTTTGCGAAACTCACACCGCCACACTGGTGAAGCTCGAGTCCGGGGCGCTGAGCTACGGACACGTGCAGACGGTGCTGGATCAGTCGCAGAACATTCCCGCCGCTGAACTGCCGGGTTTTGAGGCGGAGCTGTTGGGTGTGGCGGTTGCGGGGCAGACGGGTTCCCAGTTTCGGGTCAAGGCCCGGCGGCTGCGGGAGAGCAAGTATCCGGAGACGATTCAGAAGCGGCAGCGCACGGCGTTTGAGAAGCGCCGTGTGGTGCTGGATCCGGGCTGTGACGGGATGTCCTGGCTCTCTGCGTCGTTGCCCGCGGAGAAGGCGCAAGCGATCTTCACTCAGCTTTCGAAGGCGGCCCGGGGTGAGCGGTCCGCCGGGGACCCGCGGATGGTGGATCAGTTGCGGGCAGACATTCTCGAGGATCTGCTGCTGGACCGTGGTGGCCGGGATACCTCGTGCGGACCATCCTGTGGTGAGAAGGGGGTTGGCGGCAGGAAGACTGGCAGCGGGACGACCGGCGGCAAGACAATCGGGCGGACCACCCGTAACAGGGCAAGGGCCCGCGCGCGGACCGAGATCCTGGTGCTGATTAATGCGGAAACCCTCTTCGGCGCCGACGAGCAGCCCGCGGAACTGCACGGTTACGGACCCATCAGCCCGGAAACCGCCCGCCGGATGGCTCGGGAGGCAGCGAAATGGACTCCGGTCGAGCGGGATCCGGTGACCGACGAGATCCTGCGGGTTGGTCGAAGGCGGAAAGTCCCCGCCGGGCTGCAGCGCTGGTTGCGGGCCAGGGATGGCACCTGCCGTTTCCCGGGCTGCCGGTCGAATGCTGTGATTTCCGAGATTGACCACACCCGGCCGTGGGCGCAGGGCGGGGCAACCGATCACGACAATCTCGAGCACCTCTGCCGGCGGCACCACATGTTCAAAACCGAAGGGTTCTGGAAGGCCTGCCAACCGGCAGCCGGAATTATCGAGTGGACCTCACCCGGCGGGCGGACCTACCGCACCGAACCGCACCTCACCTACAACTCGGAGACCTACAATTCGGAGCCTCCCGGAGAATTCAAGCCACCGATGTCGAACCCGGTCGGTTCAGGCGCAGCGGATCCCGATGATTACAGCGGAGATCCTCCACCCTTCTGA
- a CDS encoding GNAT family N-acetyltransferase, producing MPDPRHAGVLLRRFHDDDAAMAMELSTDPYVPTIGTLPLRASREEALAWVERQRQHHVRGTGFSFSIAEARTDRSVGQIGFWTRELGQGRAQAGYGVVASARGQRFAASALLALLEFAWTIPELHRVELYIEPWNLASVRSADYAGFHREGLLRSHQEIAGERRDMLLYAAVRDRSE from the coding sequence GTGCCTGACCCCCGCCATGCCGGCGTGCTGCTGCGCCGGTTTCACGATGACGACGCCGCGATGGCCATGGAACTTTCCACGGATCCCTATGTTCCGACGATCGGCACGCTTCCTCTCCGGGCGTCACGGGAGGAAGCTCTGGCTTGGGTGGAACGGCAGCGTCAGCACCACGTCCGCGGGACGGGATTCTCGTTTTCCATCGCCGAGGCCCGGACGGATCGATCGGTGGGACAGATCGGGTTCTGGACGCGTGAGTTGGGCCAGGGGCGTGCGCAGGCAGGGTACGGCGTGGTCGCCAGTGCCCGTGGTCAGCGCTTTGCCGCCTCGGCATTGCTGGCCCTCTTGGAGTTTGCCTGGACCATCCCTGAGCTCCACCGGGTTGAGCTCTACATTGAGCCGTGGAATCTTGCCTCCGTTCGTAGTGCCGACTATGCCGGGTTTCACCGTGAAGGGCTCCTCCGCAGCCATCAGGAAATCGCCGGAGAGCGGCGGGACATGCTGCTGTATGCCGCCGTTAGGGACCGCTCGGAGTAA
- a CDS encoding SDR family NAD(P)-dependent oxidoreductase — MKLNNKTAIITGGAGGIGQGIVRHFLSEGAKVVVVDIDQAQGDKLVADLSDRGELIFIRKDISLPESAAEIVAETVARFGGLDILVNNAHASKQAPILETTPEIWNLSFGTGTMATLYLMQAAHPELKKTRGSIINFGSGAGIKGLPNQVAYAAAKEAIRAISRTAANEWAADGIRVNVVSPIALTPGIVQWSKAFPEAYQEVVDGVPLGRLGDPETDIAPIVAFLASDESRYLTGQTLMADGGSIKLY, encoded by the coding sequence GTGAAGCTGAACAACAAGACCGCGATCATCACCGGCGGTGCCGGCGGCATCGGCCAGGGCATCGTCCGCCACTTCCTCTCTGAGGGGGCCAAAGTTGTCGTTGTGGACATCGACCAGGCCCAGGGCGACAAGCTAGTGGCCGATCTGTCGGACCGCGGCGAATTGATCTTCATCCGCAAGGACATTTCACTGCCGGAGAGTGCTGCGGAAATCGTTGCCGAAACCGTCGCCCGCTTCGGTGGCCTGGACATCCTGGTGAACAACGCCCACGCATCGAAGCAGGCTCCGATCCTGGAAACCACTCCGGAAATCTGGAACCTGTCCTTCGGCACCGGCACCATGGCCACGCTGTACCTGATGCAGGCAGCCCATCCGGAACTGAAGAAGACCCGCGGCAGCATCATCAACTTCGGTTCCGGCGCCGGCATCAAGGGCCTGCCGAACCAGGTCGCCTATGCAGCAGCCAAGGAAGCCATCCGCGCCATCAGCCGCACTGCTGCCAACGAATGGGCAGCGGACGGCATCCGCGTGAACGTCGTCAGTCCCATCGCGCTGACGCCTGGCATTGTGCAGTGGAGCAAGGCCTTCCCTGAGGCATACCAGGAAGTTGTCGACGGTGTGCCGCTGGGACGCCTGGGCGATCCTGAAACCGACATTGCTCCGATCGTGGCCTTCCTGGCCAGCGACGAGTCCCGCTACCTGACCGGCCAGACGCTGATGGCCGACGGCGGCAGCATCAAGCTCTACTAG
- a CDS encoding TetR/AcrR family transcriptional regulator has product MTFPPSGPQVREPLNAEAIAACAVSLADAGGLETVSMRRIADSLGVSAMALYRHVESREALLLAMASRVGRRSALLPEPPATWQEMLRHLALAQWDSFTRHPWLLQIVLGPSRLLDMAPTSGLEQLLRALHDAGLAEDECFDSVMGVSAAVIGASSLALAANPGPGRHHPTRPNAVVPLDAGDGAPAGTLAARFRERGITIDASRQSLDFAVDTILRGLQARISDNVRTQHPTSG; this is encoded by the coding sequence ATGACATTTCCGCCGTCGGGCCCCCAGGTGCGCGAGCCCCTTAACGCCGAAGCCATTGCCGCCTGCGCCGTGTCGCTGGCCGACGCCGGAGGGCTGGAAACCGTGTCGATGCGGCGCATCGCTGACTCCCTGGGAGTCTCCGCGATGGCCCTCTACCGGCATGTCGAAAGCCGTGAGGCCCTGCTGCTGGCGATGGCATCCCGGGTGGGCAGGCGCTCCGCCCTGCTTCCCGAGCCGCCCGCGACGTGGCAGGAAATGCTCCGCCATCTGGCGCTGGCACAGTGGGACAGTTTTACACGCCATCCGTGGCTGCTGCAGATTGTCCTGGGACCAAGCCGGCTTCTGGACATGGCTCCCACTTCCGGCCTCGAGCAGTTGCTGCGGGCGCTGCATGATGCCGGCCTGGCGGAGGACGAGTGTTTCGACTCCGTCATGGGTGTCTCGGCAGCAGTGATCGGTGCCTCCAGCCTCGCCTTGGCTGCCAATCCCGGCCCGGGGCGCCACCACCCCACCCGGCCCAACGCCGTCGTGCCCCTTGACGCCGGCGACGGCGCTCCGGCAGGCACCCTGGCCGCCCGGTTCCGGGAGCGCGGCATCACCATTGATGCCTCCCGCCAGTCGCTGGACTTTGCCGTGGACACCATCCTGCGCGGCCTCCAGGCGCGCATTTCCGATAATGTCCGGACGCAGCACCCGACGTCCGGTTGA
- a CDS encoding transglycosylase domain-containing protein encodes MRRNNSSLLGRLGTSGRLVLFLVVSAFCGALVAGIFIPTTAVAATGANALFDAMEDLPDELETGPLDVGSKIYSADGKLLATFFAENRIPVKLENISPSMRDAIVAIEDNRFYDHGGVDVKGVARALASNLTNDSTQGASTLTMQYVNNVLIDQGVAEGKSAAELTVSGTKNITDKIREAKLSLAVEKEFSKDEILEGYLNIVLFSGRTYGVEAAAQAYFGIPASQLNVAQSAMLAGMVQSPNTFNPIANPEGTRDRRNMVLSAMLKYGKIDQQQYDDAVATDLQLNPQSAADSGCIGAEMADYFCSYVEEVVLASDEFGVDEKARAKLLARGGLNIVTTLDSRLQEEAEAQINAQVPAGDASGAGSAMVSVEPGTGKILAMAQNTKYSPEEGPANTQLNFNVDSEMGGTDYGFQPGSTMKPFTTVAWLENGGSVDDIVDATRTTYPAGFDWKASCLPDDAYFDEWKFKNATPGYERQMSVAEGLTSSVNSATVAQASQLDLCSIRDAATRMGVHRAVDGEPLEVNNPSFVLGGQEVSPLTMAAAYATFASGGQYCEPIALAEVTDSRGNAYEVPEQECSQAISEEIAKEVSEPLQKLVNSSPGGISPLGVPAAAKTGTTDVSEQTWTVGYTKGISTASWVGNWTSYATLNGLPINGVTRSYVDGSTIAGAQWADYMRAVAPLYDTGELVDRNRMKAVTPQPEKTEEAEETEEDTEETAAPKPSAPAPAAPVAPAPVPTVQAPVPAVPEEPAPEKPAPAPPAPAPAPGTVVTPPVIAPPASQ; translated from the coding sequence ATGCGAAGAAACAACTCCTCCCTGCTGGGCAGACTCGGCACCTCGGGCCGGCTGGTCTTGTTCCTGGTGGTGAGCGCGTTCTGCGGCGCACTCGTAGCCGGGATCTTCATCCCCACTACTGCAGTGGCTGCCACGGGCGCAAACGCCCTGTTCGATGCCATGGAGGACCTGCCCGACGAGCTCGAGACGGGGCCGCTGGATGTGGGGTCCAAGATCTACTCAGCAGACGGGAAGCTTCTTGCCACCTTCTTTGCCGAGAACCGGATTCCGGTGAAGCTGGAGAACATATCCCCGTCCATGCGGGATGCGATCGTCGCTATCGAAGACAACCGCTTCTATGACCACGGGGGAGTGGACGTCAAGGGCGTGGCCCGCGCCCTGGCCTCGAACCTGACCAACGACAGCACCCAGGGCGCCTCGACGCTGACGATGCAGTACGTGAACAACGTGCTGATTGATCAGGGCGTCGCCGAGGGCAAAAGCGCCGCTGAACTCACTGTGAGCGGCACCAAGAACATCACGGACAAGATCCGGGAGGCAAAGCTCAGCCTCGCTGTGGAGAAGGAATTCTCCAAGGACGAGATCCTGGAGGGCTACCTGAACATCGTGCTGTTCAGCGGCCGCACCTACGGCGTGGAAGCGGCGGCTCAGGCCTACTTCGGGATTCCCGCCTCGCAGCTCAACGTCGCCCAGTCGGCAATGCTCGCCGGGATGGTGCAGTCCCCGAACACCTTCAATCCCATCGCCAACCCCGAGGGCACCCGGGACCGCCGGAATATGGTGCTGTCAGCAATGCTCAAGTACGGCAAAATCGACCAGCAACAGTATGACGATGCCGTCGCCACCGATCTTCAGCTGAATCCCCAGTCCGCCGCGGACTCCGGCTGCATCGGTGCTGAAATGGCCGACTACTTCTGCAGCTACGTGGAGGAGGTTGTCCTGGCCTCGGATGAATTCGGCGTGGATGAGAAAGCGCGGGCCAAGCTGCTGGCGCGCGGCGGCCTGAACATCGTCACCACTCTGGACTCCCGCCTGCAGGAAGAGGCGGAGGCCCAGATCAACGCCCAGGTGCCCGCCGGGGACGCCTCCGGTGCAGGTTCGGCAATGGTGTCGGTGGAACCCGGAACCGGCAAGATTCTCGCCATGGCGCAGAACACCAAATACTCACCCGAAGAGGGTCCCGCCAATACGCAGCTGAACTTCAACGTGGACTCCGAGATGGGTGGAACTGACTACGGATTCCAGCCCGGATCCACCATGAAGCCCTTCACCACCGTCGCATGGCTGGAGAACGGCGGCAGTGTTGATGACATCGTCGATGCGACCCGGACCACCTATCCGGCCGGGTTCGACTGGAAAGCCAGCTGCCTGCCGGATGACGCTTACTTTGACGAGTGGAAGTTCAAGAACGCAACGCCGGGCTACGAGCGGCAAATGAGTGTTGCCGAGGGCCTGACATCGTCAGTCAACTCGGCCACGGTGGCGCAGGCATCGCAGCTTGATCTGTGCAGCATCCGTGATGCCGCGACCCGCATGGGCGTGCACCGCGCCGTCGACGGCGAACCGCTGGAGGTCAACAACCCCTCATTCGTCCTGGGCGGCCAGGAAGTCTCCCCGCTGACCATGGCTGCGGCCTATGCAACCTTTGCCAGCGGCGGCCAGTACTGCGAGCCCATTGCGCTGGCCGAGGTCACGGATTCGCGCGGCAACGCCTACGAGGTACCGGAGCAGGAGTGCTCCCAGGCCATCTCGGAGGAGATTGCCAAGGAGGTTTCCGAACCGCTGCAGAAGCTCGTGAACAGCAGCCCCGGCGGAATTTCCCCGCTGGGCGTTCCGGCTGCCGCCAAGACCGGTACCACCGACGTCTCCGAGCAGACCTGGACCGTGGGCTACACAAAGGGCATCTCCACCGCGTCCTGGGTGGGTAACTGGACGTCCTACGCCACCCTGAACGGGCTGCCCATCAACGGCGTCACCCGCAGCTATGTGGATGGATCCACCATTGCCGGTGCCCAGTGGGCGGACTACATGCGCGCCGTCGCACCGCTCTACGACACCGGCGAACTGGTAGACCGCAACCGGATGAAGGCCGTGACACCCCAGCCGGAGAAGACTGAGGAGGCGGAAGAGACGGAAGAGGACACTGAGGAGACTGCCGCTCCGAAGCCGTCGGCCCCCGCTCCCGCTGCTCCTGTCGCTCCGGCGCCCGTGCCTACAGTTCAGGCTCCGGTGCCTGCCGTTCCAGAGGAGCCTGCACCCGAGAAGCCCGCGCCGGCGCCGCCAGCCCCGGCTCCCGCTCCGGGAACGGTTGTCACACCTCCAGTGATTGCCCCTCCGGCCTCCCAGTAA